A genomic stretch from uncultured Pseudodesulfovibrio sp. includes:
- the hemB gene encoding porphobilinogen synthase produces MIPSDFFRGRRLRTSLAMRELVRENMVTANDLIMPYFVVETNDDSFKKEISSMPGQYQLSLKQLEIKIAEAVADGLKACILFGIPAEKDDVGSGAYDDMGIVQKAIRLLKDTFPDLVVIADTCLCEYTSHGHCGMVKNEYVQNDPTLNLLAKAAVAQAKAGADMVAPSDMMDGRVAAIRAALDDAGFINTPIMSYAIKYASAFYGPFREAAESTPQFGDRKTYQMDPPNAREGMREAVADLEEGADILMVKPGLPYLDMVRQVRDTFDTPVAVYQVSGEYSMIKAAAQNGWIDEMGVVMESLVAFKRAGADLILTYFTEDVLKALK; encoded by the coding sequence ATGATTCCCTCTGATTTTTTTCGTGGCCGCCGCCTTCGCACCAGTCTCGCCATGCGTGAACTGGTCCGTGAAAACATGGTCACTGCCAATGATCTGATCATGCCGTATTTCGTGGTCGAAACGAATGACGATTCCTTCAAGAAAGAAATTTCGTCCATGCCCGGCCAGTATCAACTTTCCCTGAAACAACTGGAAATCAAAATAGCCGAAGCAGTAGCCGATGGTCTCAAGGCGTGCATCCTGTTCGGCATTCCTGCCGAAAAAGATGACGTCGGTTCCGGTGCATACGATGATATGGGCATTGTTCAAAAGGCAATTCGCCTGCTCAAGGACACGTTCCCCGATTTGGTGGTCATCGCTGACACCTGCCTGTGCGAGTACACCTCTCACGGTCATTGTGGCATGGTGAAGAACGAATACGTTCAGAACGATCCCACCCTGAATCTTCTTGCCAAGGCAGCCGTGGCCCAGGCCAAAGCCGGAGCCGACATGGTAGCCCCGTCCGACATGATGGATGGACGTGTTGCAGCCATCCGTGCGGCACTGGACGATGCCGGGTTCATCAACACCCCGATCATGTCCTACGCAATCAAATACGCGTCGGCTTTCTATGGTCCGTTCCGTGAAGCCGCTGAATCCACCCCGCAATTCGGGGACCGCAAAACCTACCAGATGGACCCGCCCAATGCCCGCGAAGGCATGCGCGAAGCCGTTGCTGACCTCGAAGAAGGTGCGGACATTCTCATGGTCAAACCCGGCCTCCCATATCTCGATATGGTCCGTCAGGTGCGTGACACTTTCGATACGCCAGTGGCCGTCTATCAGGTCAGCGGCGAATACTCGATGATCAAGGCAGCCGCACAGAACGGCTGGATAGACGAAATGGGCGTAGTCATGGAATCCCTGGTCGCCTTCAAGCGCGCCGGGGCTGATCTCATTCTCACATACTTCACTGAAGACGTCTTAAAGGCATTGAAATAA
- the ahbD gene encoding heme b synthase, with protein sequence MSEHPKGHPGGCPPEGHPGGHPGGHPHGKGHPGAENAPKRFLDDGVTPICRLIAWEVTRSCNLACKHCRAEAHPEPYEGELSTDEAKALIDTFPDVGSPIIIFTGGEPMMRHDVYELIAYAKAKGLRCVMAPNGTLITPETAQKMKDAGIERCSISIDAPEAVQHDEFRGEVGAFDASMRGIQYLKDVGIEFQINTTVTKNNLHLFKNIFDLCERIGASAWHIFLLVPTGRAVELGTEVITAEEYEDVLNWFYDFRKTTDMQLKATCAPHYHRILRQRAKEEGVPVNFENFGLDAVSRGCLGGVGFCFISHRGQVQPCGYLELDCGQVRETHFPDIWKKSQQFLNLRNPDVYDGKCGHCEYERVCGGCRARAQTMNGHYLKEEPLCSYQPKKKAKK encoded by the coding sequence ATGAGCGAACATCCCAAAGGCCATCCCGGCGGCTGTCCTCCCGAAGGTCATCCAGGCGGCCACCCCGGCGGTCATCCCCATGGCAAAGGTCATCCCGGTGCTGAAAATGCACCCAAGCGATTCCTCGACGACGGCGTCACCCCCATTTGCAGGCTCATAGCCTGGGAAGTAACCCGGTCCTGCAACCTCGCCTGCAAACATTGCCGGGCCGAGGCGCACCCCGAGCCTTACGAAGGTGAGCTGTCCACCGATGAAGCAAAAGCACTCATCGACACCTTTCCGGACGTTGGCAGTCCGATCATCATCTTTACCGGCGGCGAGCCCATGATGCGGCATGACGTCTACGAACTGATCGCCTATGCCAAAGCCAAAGGGTTACGTTGTGTCATGGCGCCCAACGGGACGCTCATCACACCCGAAACCGCCCAGAAAATGAAAGACGCAGGCATCGAACGGTGTTCAATTTCCATTGATGCACCCGAAGCGGTTCAGCACGATGAATTTCGTGGTGAAGTCGGCGCATTCGACGCTTCCATGCGCGGCATCCAGTATTTGAAAGACGTGGGTATCGAGTTCCAGATCAACACCACGGTGACCAAGAACAACCTTCACCTTTTCAAGAACATCTTTGATCTGTGCGAAAGAATCGGCGCATCCGCATGGCACATATTCCTGCTCGTGCCGACCGGCCGGGCCGTGGAACTCGGGACAGAAGTCATCACAGCCGAAGAGTACGAAGACGTGCTCAACTGGTTCTATGATTTCCGCAAGACCACGGACATGCAGCTCAAGGCGACCTGCGCTCCGCACTATCATCGCATCCTGCGCCAGCGTGCTAAGGAAGAAGGCGTTCCGGTCAACTTCGAGAACTTCGGCCTGGACGCCGTGTCTCGCGGCTGTCTCGGCGGCGTGGGATTCTGTTTCATCTCCCATCGCGGTCAGGTGCAGCCCTGCGGCTACCTTGAACTCGACTGTGGACAGGTTCGCGAAACGCATTTCCCTGACATCTGGAAAAAGTCACAGCAGTTCCTCAATCTGCGCAACCCGGACGTTTATGACGGCAAGTGCGGACATTGCGAATACGAACGAGTTTGCGGCGGATGCCGTGCACGAGCACAGACCATGAACGGTCATTACTTGAAAGAAGAACCGCTCTGCTCCTACCAACCGAAGAAAAAGGCCAAGAAGTAA
- a CDS encoding AsnC family transcriptional regulator has product MDNYDKKILDIIQSHFPLVSRPYEEVGKQVGLPESEVLERVRDLKKAGVIRRMGANFNSNTLGWQSTLCAASCPEDKIDAFVAEVNKHDGVTHNYLRENEFNIWFALIAPDMDAVEAILASITEATGIKVLNLPADKLFKIKVDFKMDK; this is encoded by the coding sequence ATGGACAATTACGATAAGAAGATACTCGACATCATCCAATCTCACTTCCCCCTGGTTTCCCGTCCGTATGAAGAAGTCGGCAAACAGGTCGGGCTGCCGGAGTCAGAAGTACTGGAGCGTGTTCGCGACCTGAAGAAAGCCGGAGTCATCCGTCGCATGGGCGCAAACTTCAACTCCAACACCTTGGGATGGCAGTCCACTTTGTGCGCCGCATCCTGTCCGGAAGACAAAATTGATGCATTTGTGGCCGAAGTGAACAAGCATGACGGTGTCACACACAATTACCTGCGAGAAAATGAATTCAACATCTGGTTTGCGCTCATCGCACCGGACATGGACGCGGTTGAAGCCATCCTCGCTTCCATCACCGAGGCTACAGGTATCAAGGTGCTGAATCTTCCTGCGGACAAGCTGTTCAAGATCAAAGTCGACTTCAAGATGGACAAGTAG
- the rpe gene encoding ribulose-phosphate 3-epimerase, protein MILSPSMLSSDFANMETELKALENAGLKWVHLDIMDGMFVPNITFGPPIIKAMRKKSNLFFDCHLMIKDPGRYIQNFADAGADLICVHAEACDHLERVCTQIAETGAKPAVALNPHTPLEVIKYLIPQLHMVLIMSVNPGFGGQKFIPFCLDKVRELRAMIDEAGADTLIQIDGGVTLENAHELTEAGVDVLVSGSAFFGYPPYGERHHAFQDICK, encoded by the coding sequence ATGATTTTATCACCCTCTATGCTTTCTTCGGATTTCGCCAACATGGAAACCGAACTGAAGGCTCTGGAAAACGCCGGACTCAAATGGGTCCACCTCGACATCATGGACGGCATGTTTGTGCCCAACATAACCTTCGGGCCTCCCATCATCAAAGCCATGCGCAAAAAGTCAAACCTCTTTTTCGACTGCCATCTGATGATCAAGGATCCGGGCCGTTACATTCAAAATTTCGCCGACGCAGGGGCTGACCTCATCTGCGTCCATGCCGAGGCATGCGATCATCTGGAACGCGTCTGTACACAGATAGCCGAGACCGGCGCCAAACCGGCAGTTGCGCTCAACCCGCACACTCCGTTGGAAGTGATCAAATATCTCATCCCGCAGCTGCACATGGTATTGATCATGTCCGTGAATCCGGGATTCGGCGGCCAGAAATTCATTCCTTTCTGTTTGGACAAGGTTCGCGAACTGCGCGCCATGATCGACGAAGCCGGAGCCGACACCCTCATTCAGATCGATGGCGGCGTGACATTGGAAAACGCCCACGAACTGACTGAAGCCGGCGTTGACGTTCTGGTTTCCGGTTCAGCATTTTTCGGCTACCCGCCCTACGGCGAACGGCACCATGCATTTCAGGACATCTGCAAGTAA